In one Solanum lycopersicum chromosome 11, SLM_r2.1 genomic region, the following are encoded:
- the LOC101254443 gene encoding fumarylacetoacetase: protein MVLKSFVEVEPESHFPLENLPYGVFKPEPDSLPRPGVAIGEFVLDLSVIACAGLFDGPLLSNSDCFNQPNLNKFVGLGQPAWKEARVTLQKLLSATEPTLRDNADLRKIALLPMEKVQMLLPVAIGDYTDFFASMHHAKNCGTLFRGPENPINLNWFHLPIAYHGRASSIVVSGTDIIRPRGQGHPTGNSAPYFGPSRKLDFELEMAAIVGPGNELGTTIDVNDAANHIFGLVLMNDWSARDIQAWEYVPLGPFLGKSFGTTISPWIVTLDALEPFACEVPKQNPCPLTYLVEKTSRNYDISLEVLIKPSGQADSCVVTRSNFNHLYWTITQQLAHHTVNGCNLRPGDMFGTGTISGPEPESYGCLLELTWNGQKPLSLGGTTRTFLEDGDEVTFFGYCQGDGYKIGFGRCSGKIVPSPL from the exons ATGGTGTTGAAGTCATTTGTTGAAGTTGAACCGGAATCTCACTTCCCTCTCGAGAACTTGCCGTACGGTGTATTCAAGCCTGAACCGGATTCACTACCTCGACCGGGCGTCGCTATCGGAGAATTTGTTTTGGACTTATCGGTGATTGCTTGCGCCGGTTTATTTGACGGTCCTTTGCTCAGTAACTCCGATTGTTTCAATCAG CCTAACTTGAACAAGTTTGTTGGATTGGGACAACCTGCATGGAAGGAAGCTCGGGTGACATTGCAAAAGCTGTTATCAG CCACAGAACCAACATTGCGTGACAATGCTGATTTAAGAAAGATAGCTCTTCTTCCTATG GAAAAGGTGCAAATGCTTCTACCTGTTGCGATTGGAGACTATACAGACTTCTTTGCATCAATGCACCATGCCAAGAATTGTGGGACTCTTTTTCGTGGCCCTGAAAATCCTATCAACCTTAATTG GTTCCATCTTCCTATTGCTTACCATGGGCGAGCATCATCAATTGTCGTTTCTGGAACAGATATCATTAGACCCAG AGGACAAGGTCATCCAACTGGTAATTCTGCGCCATATTTTGGACCTTCGAGAAAATTGGATTTTGAGTTGGAAATG GCTGCTATAGTTGGCCCTGGTAATGAACTAGGAACGACAATCGACGTCAATGACGCTGCAAATCATATATTTGGACTTGTCTTGATGAATGATTGGAGTG CAAGAGATATCCAGGCATGGGAGTATGTGCCTCTTGGTCCTTTTCTTGGAAAGAGTTTTG GGACAACCATATCTCCTTGGATTGTGACTTTAGATGCCTTAGAACCCTTTGCTTGTGAGGTCCCAAAGCAG AACCCTTGTCCATTGACATATCTTGTAGAGAAAACATCAAGAAACTATGATATTTCTTTGGAG gTCCTCATTAAACCTTCTGGACAAGCTGATTCATGTGTTGTGACAAGAAGCAACTTTAACCACTT ATATTGGACAATTACTCAACAGCTAGCTCACCATACTGTCAATGGCTGTAACCTAAGGCCTGGGGACATGTTTGGAACTGGAACTATCAGCGGACCA GAACCAGAATCTTATGGATGCTTGCTTGAACTAACATGGAATGGACAAAAGCCTTTGTCTTTAGGTGGAACTACCCGTACATTCTTAGAAGATGGAGATGAAGTAACTTTCTTTGGTTATTGTCAG GGCGATGGATACAAAATTGGTTTCGGAAGATGCTCAGGGAAAATTGTCCCGTCTCCGCTCTGA
- the LOC101255053 gene encoding acyl carrier protein 3, mitochondrial, producing the protein MQSLRSSILKYVQVKVPKQVLSSQVEGRSALNILNLQIRTCSNSGSTDQDQIKEQVLNLVKKFDKIDATKVTESADFQKDLSLDSLDRVELVMAFEQEFSIEIPDEEADKLKCCADVAQYIISGAEKKAQESS; encoded by the exons ATGCAAAGCTTGAGATCATCTATTCTGAAGTATGTACAGGTTAAGGTCCCAAAACAAGTATTATCATCTCAAGTTGAAGGCCGGAGTGCGTTAAATATTCTCAATTTGCAAATACGCACCTGTAGCAATTCTGGTTCCACCGATCAGGATCAGATAAAGGAACAAGTGCTTAACCTGGTGAAGAAATTTGACAAGATTGATGCAACCAAG GTCACTGAGAGTGCTGATTTCCAGAAGGACTTGAGCCTAGACAGCTTAGATAGAGTGGAACTTGTCATGGCTTTTGAACAAGAATTCTCGATTGAGATACCTGACGAAGAGGCAGACAAGCTTAAATGTTGTGCCGATGTTGCTCAGTATATCATTTCTGGAGCTGAGAAGAAAGCTCAGGAGAGCTCCTAG
- the LOC101255355 gene encoding mannan endo-1,4-beta-mannosidase 6 — translation MDTQWRWRDKKLYPAFGIFTIFFLLYLSFNDNFNFNFNFPQIFVTQPYMGFVGVNETRFFIKNENPKTQSLSFKDLYINGWNSYWLMEESVWVSSRFRVSKMLKRGAEMGLSVCRTWAFSDGGGPNDLQLLPGVFNERVFKGLDFVIVEARKHNIRLILSLVNNLKAYGGTAQYMRWAREAGTNVSSSRDAFFTNPTVKAYYKSFVKAIVTRKNSLSGVKYSEEPAIFAWELINEPRCESSSSAAALQVWIAEMAGFVKSLDQKHLVTIGLEGFYGAEKTENVGLNPGKWAESLGVDFIENSAIENIDFTSVHAYPHSWIKGGINSDARLDFLSHWVDSHISEAEKILKKPVLFTEVGFPSSIQKNGLYDRNIFLKIVYEKIYESAKKKKAGAGALVWQLLVEGMERYGDQFSFIAWKHPSTYKLMVEQSCRLLNISSQGLTDKKLNQKNHCSANAS, via the exons ATGGACACACAATGGAGATGGAGAGACAAAAAACTATATCCAGCCTTTGgcattttcacaattttttttcttttgtatttgaGTTTCAatgacaattttaattttaatttcaatttcccACAAATCTTTGTAACACAACCTTATATGGGTTTTGTTGGGGTTAATGAAACTAGATTTTTCATCAAGAATGAAAATCCAAAGACTCAATCTTTATCATTTAAAGATTTGTATATTAATGGTTGGAATTCTTATTGGTTAATGGAGGAAAGTGTTTGGGTATCTTCAAGATTTAGGGTTTCTAAGATGTTGAAAAGAGGAGCTGAAATGGGGTTAAGTGTTTGTAGGACTTGGGCTTTTAGTGATGGTGGTGGACCTAATGATCTTCAGCTACTTCCAGGAGTCTTCAATGAAAGAGTCTTTAAG GGATTAGATTTTGTCATTGTTGAGGCAAGGAAGCATAACATTCGATTAATCCTCAGTCTTGTAAACAATTTAAAAGCATATGGTGGCACTGCTCAATATATGAGGTGGGCGCGAGAAGCTGGTACCAATGTGTCATCATCAAGAGATGCATTCTTTACCAATCCAACGGTCAAAGCATACTACAAGTCTTTTGTCAAG GCAATTGTGACAAGAAAAAACTCTTTAAGTGGAGTTAAATATTCAGAAGAACCGGCTATATTTGCGTGGGAACTCATAAATGAGCCTCGTTGTGAATCCAGTTCATCAGCTGCTGCTCTGCAG GTGTGGATAGCAGAGATGGCTGGATTTGTCAAAAGTTTGGATCAGAAGCATCTCGTGACCATTGGACTAGAGGGCTTTTATGGTGCGGAGAAAACTGAAAACGTTGGATTGAACCCAGGGAAATGGGCTGAATCACTTGGAGTGGACTTCATTGAGAACTCGGCTATTGAAAACATTGATTTTACTTCCGTTCATGCATACCCCCACAGTTG GATCAAAGGTGGTATAAATTCAGATGCGAGATTAGATTTTCTATCTCATTGGGTTGATTCTCACATTAGTGAAGCTGAAAAGATCCTTAAGAAGCCTGTTCTCTTCACAGAAGTTGGTTTTCCTTCGAGTATACAAAAGAATGGATTATACGacagaaatatttttctaaaaatagttTATGAAAAGATTTACGAGTcagcaaagaagaagaaagctgGTGCAGGAGCCTTGGTTTGGCAGCTATTAGTGGAAGGAATGGAACGATATGGTGACCAGTTCTCGTTTATTGCCTGGAAGCATCCCTCTACCTATAAACTGATGGTAGAACAATCCTGCAGGCTACTCAACATATCTTCTCAAGGCCTCACAGACAAAAAACTCAATCAAAAGAATCATTGTTCAGCTAATGCATCTTAA
- the LOC101255651 gene encoding uncharacterized protein → MEHGSFEDQSKATFSLTDEDHTLANAVRFTLNQDPRVTFCGYSIPHPSDARVNVRVQTTGDPARELLNDSCQDLMLICENVRETFEKAILKFKTEGGLSSMNIKK, encoded by the exons ATGGAACACGGTTCATTTGAAGATCAATCGAAAGCAACGTTCTCGTTGACAGATGAGGACCATACACTAGCAAATGCTGTCAGATTCACTCTAAATCAAGA TCCACGAGTAACATTTTGTGGATACAGCATTCCACATCCCTCTGATGCACGAGTGAACGTAAGAGTTCAGACTACTG GAGATCCAGCAAGGGAGTTATTGAACGATTCATGTCAGGATCTAATGCTTATCTGCGAGAATGTAAGAGAAACATTTGAAAAGgctattttaaagtttaaaactGAAGGAGGTCTGAGCTCTATGAATATCAAGAAATAA
- the LOC104644486 gene encoding acyl-CoA--sterol O-acyltransferase 1-like: MEGEIHNFIVVWTIVLASLCYSHTIAKFIPKGKARFVAIFPIVCLFLTLPLYLTSINLGCTTSFFIAWLATFKILLFVFGKGPLSSTPSLPLSTFIPLACLPIKFQKYSTSDDVETTKKATNSTFNLVIKIALLATLIRVYNYKDNLHPKIILFCYCLHIYFMLEIILIMVSATVRRVSRVELEPPFNEPYLASSLQDFWGKRWNLMVTNILRPTIYDPIHSMVANRISRKWAPLPAVIATFFVSGLMHELIFYYNGRLKPNGEVMMFFLIHGVALSVEIVIKKILNGKFLVPRIISGPLALSFIIFTSFWLFFPPFLRGNTELKACTEFIAFLEFIRYGKLISPTNITCPLL, from the coding sequence atgGAAGGGGAAATTCACAATTTCATTGTTGTATGGACTATTGTCTTAGCAAGTCTATGCTATTCCCACACCATAGCAAAATTCATCCCCAAAGGCAAAGCAAGATTTGTGGCTATATTTCCAATTGTTTGTCTATTTCTCACTCTTCCTCTTTATCTCACATCCATTAATCTTGGTTGTACTACTTCATTCTTCATTGCATGGCTAGCCACTTTCAagattcttctttttgtctttggtaaaGGCCCTTTATCATCAACCCCATCTCTACCACTATCAACATTCATTCCATTGGCTTGTTTGCCTATAAAGTTTCAAAAATATTCAACTAGTGATGATGTTGAAACCACAAAAAAGGCTACAAATTCAACTTTCAATCTTGTTATTAAGATTGCACTTTTAGCCACTTTGATTAGGGTGTataattataaagataatttgcatccaaaaatcattttattttgttattgccTCCACATTTACTTCATGTTAGAGATCATATTGATCATGGTTAGCGCCACAGTCCGAAGGGTGAGTCGAGTCGAGCTCGAGCCACCCTTCAATGAGCCTTACCTAGCTAGCTCGCTTCAGGATTTCTGGGGAAAGAGATGGAACCTTATGGTAACCAATATACTCCGTCCAACCATATATGACCCTATACATTCAATGGTGGCTAACCGGATTTCGAGGAAGTGGGCCCCACTTCCGGCTGTGATCGCAACGTTTTTCGTCTCGGGGCTAATGCATGAGCTGATTTTCTACTACAATGGAAGATTAAAACCTAATGGTGAAGTCATGATGTTCTTTCTAATTCATGGAGTCGCTTTGAGTGTTGAAATTgttatcaagaaaattttaaatggaAAATTTTTGGTTCCTAGAATTATTTCAGGTCCATTAGCActtagttttataattttcacaagtttttggttgttttttccACCTTTTTTGAGGGGTAATACAGAGCTTAAAGCATGTACTGAATTTATTGCTTTCTTAGAATTTATTAGGTATGGCAAATTAATTAGTCCTACCAATATAACTTGTCCACTtctataa